The Chitinophagales bacterium genomic sequence CAGGCAATAATATGAAACCATTGGGAGGATATATGATTTTCAGCAGAAAATAACCTTTCCAGAAAAAGAGGGAAACTGCTAATGGCCAAAAATTGAAGGAGCAGCTTTTGCAAGTTGGAATTTAGCTTATTGCTGCTTTGTGCCATAATTAATCAGAATATTTCAATTTGTTCGCAAATCGCTGGAATTTTTCTTTGAAGTGATATTATATTTCGATTAGTATCAAATCAAGTTCTTTGATTTTAGAAAAACCTGTATCAGCAGTAACTATAGGAATCCCATATACCAAAGAAGTAAAAGCAATAATTGAATCGGGTAATTTCAGGTTGTACTTTCTTCTTAATTGAATAGTTTGTTCTTTTATTTTATCATTCCATTCTATCACAAAACAATCATTAATCAGAAGTTTTAATTTGGTTTCTTCAGACTTTTTAATTCTATTGAATCCCAATAATTCAACTTCAGAAATGAAAGAAATACCAAAATTATATT encodes the following:
- a CDS encoding type II toxin-antitoxin system VapC family toxin, yielding MKIDFIADTNFLIYIHEGKKLIEPFLEYNFGISFISEVELLGFNRIKKSEETKLKLLINDCFVIEWNDKIKEQTIQLRRKYNLKLPDSIIAFTSLVYGIPIVTADTGFSKIKELDLILIEI